In Juglans microcarpa x Juglans regia isolate MS1-56 chromosome 1S, Jm3101_v1.0, whole genome shotgun sequence, the genomic stretch GGACATGATCGGGTCAATTTATACAATAACTTGAACAAACCCAGTCCAAACGAGGGAAAGTCTTCGTGTTAGGTAGTAATTGCAAGGACTGACTAATTCGCATAAGGGGGAAAAACTTGACTGCTTTTCCAAGATCACAAcccattatatatattctaaacaTCACTAATCTAGAAAAAGCACCAGCTTTTTTGCAACATAATTGATTACCTGCTTAATTGGATTTCGATTCTTTCTAGTCATGGTTTCTAAAGCTTTTTCCCTCTTATCTTTGATCACTGTTCTCCTCCTGGGCCTCATTCCCCTCCTTTCTCATGCAAGAACTCCACCAGGCTGGGATGATGGAAAATCATCACCCTTTGGGTTTCTCAAGCATCTTCAGGGATGTCACAAGGGTGACAAGCTCAAAGGCATCCATGACCTCAAAATGTACCTTGAACACTTTGGTTATTATCACCAAACCAAAAATAGCACCCATGccaatgatgatgattttgataAACTCTTAGAATCAGCTGTCAAAACATACCAGCAAAATTATCATCTAAAGGCCACTGGGACTTTGGATGCTGAAACGGTATCGAAGATGATGATGCCCCGTTGTGGCGTAGCAGATATTTTCAATGGTACAAATTCGATGCAATCAAACAAGAAGAGACATCATCACCGCCATGACTCATTTCATACGGTCTCTCATTATAGTTTCATGTCTCCAAGTGCTCCAAAGTGGCCAACCTCAAAGTATCATCTCACGTACGGGTTTCTCCCAGGAACCCCAACTCAAGCCATGAGTCCTGTAGCACAAGCGTTCCGAACATGGGCAAGAAACACCCACTTCACCTTCTCGCAGGCTCAAGCCCTGTCAAACGCAGATATCACTATTGGTTTTGGTAGTAGGGATCATGGAGACGGGAAAGCAAATGCTTTTGATGGAACTGGTGGAACCCTTGCTCATGCATTTGCGCCAACAGATGGAAGATTCCATTATGATGCAGATGAGCCCTGGAGCGTGGGTGCTACTCCGGGTGCATATGACTTGGAGACAGTTGCTTTGCATGAAATTGGGCACCTTCTTGGACTCGGGCATAGCTCAGTTCAAGGAGCAATCATGGAACCCAGTATCTCTCAAGGAGTGACTAAAGGCTTGCATGCAGATGATATTGCAGGAATTAAAGCCTTATATAATGTTTGAGAAATGTCTAAGAATTTAATGGGAGTAGATTATTATAGAGTGAAACATTTGTTGCTTACAAAATAAACTGTGACCCATGCCAACGATGATGATTTTACGTAAAATGAGTTGGCATGGTTGAGGAGACACATGTCAACTTATCAATGGATCCGACTTGAGGCGtttttataaatgtttgaacattagaaatattaaatgctaattatttttcttataacaatTAGCAGAGCACCACCTTGGATGGAGGTCGTGGATATCTTTGGGCATGCCTCCCTTTCaacactcaaattatttcattattgatCTCTACTTTGTAACTACCTGGACAAAGAAAGATTGGGTATAAAACTGGTTCTGTTTTTGGGCCACCAAGAATAGGAATTGTTTTAATTGGGATCAATTAGCCTAAATTTTGGCCCAAATGTGAGTTCTTAacataaattattcttttaggCTATTAGGTAGTTCTTTCACAATGCTTAAAAAGCCTCCAATAAATctcatacataaacatttcttGACAAGACACAATGGAAAGCTACCATATGGTGGATTTCATTCATGCAACTACTTATCGCTATTTGCGATTTTATTTGATTACTCAGGTAAAttctttctcataaaaaattaaaggttctatgattcaaaaaatttattgcattatctaaaaaaaaaaaaaaaacaagacatATTGtaatagtaaaacaaaaaatggcCCAGGATGTTCCTCTTGTCCCCAAAGAGGAGCAGATAAATGAGAAGAAttcagataaaataatttaggaatGCTATGAGAATGgttctaatttttttacatttctcGAGAATGCTTATAAGAGCAAAAATTcaattagaaaattttttttacaccttcAACTAACAattaaacaatcaaaataaCAAAGTGCTCTAAACGGATGCTTACAAGTTTTTTACTTTCTTGGACCCACATTCCTTCGACCCTTTAGAGCATTTAAAACTGTGcattgtaattttattaatacaagTTATGAAAGAATTTATTCAAACTGATCTTTTGTTCTTATAATCAACCCCAATAAATGTAAATCAATTAGAACCAGCttccttcattattttattcaactctttctCATTTATCTCATTCTCTTTGGGGACAAGAGAAATCTTCTAGGCTTTCCCTGTTTTGCAACAGCAATATAACTTTGAATTTTAatgcaataaatatttcaaatcgtaaaacttttttttagtgaaaaagAACAATTGCCAACACATCagaataaaaaaagtcaaacaATTGCAagtttttctcttgagattcaACCCATCTAGCGTTCTCAATCTAATTTCTtgcattataaatatttttcaaatcaaaacttcttttacctttttttattcCCCTAAAAAACACGTACTGATGAAACAATAACAATCTGCCGTAATTACAAATgatattatagaaaatattataaggtCCCATTTAGTTAATCTTTCCTAGATAATCAATTACTTTGATTACTGTTTACTTTTGTACATTTCAATTGGACAAATTTTCcaatcaaacttttaaatgcAATCCACCTCTCTTTGGCATCTAAATGAAACTAAAAGCAGTGCCCACCAAATTGCaccatttatatttatttcgcatgcttcttattttttgtatttatcttattttatttctatattgatGATGCAAAGACTCCAAACTCATTCCTTACAGGAGCATCTGCCTTATTTACAAGACATAGCAGCTCAAACTTCCAAAAAAGAATGGATCATGCATGCACCCTGCAAACTATGTAAATGTTTGATAGTCCTATAAAACATTTACATGTTTTATGCTGCTTTTAAGATAAAAACtataatttcaattctcatgtGTTGCTTTTTTTTACTAGATTTATGTCTAGCTATGATCCTTTTTTACCTATGAATCTTTTGCTTAGTACTTCCCAAATAGAATGTAATTATTATGCATCTTTACTCTATCATTAGAATCTCTTCATGCATCATATTAATCACTCCATTCGTCTTCGGTTCAAATAATTGGAATAgatatttgtaaatattaggtttttatcctcctctacattagtcTATTTCCAATCACATTTTGCTTATTgtttaaacataatattttcacaatatttttttcctcgACTAAGAAAACGTGCCTTACAAATTACACTACAACTAGTGTGTGCGgcgcatgtatatatatattgaaaaaataatgttaggaacacaaaaatgatttcataaaagtaaatttacaaatttacgTAATTTCGTATGATAGTTAAATTTATTACATCAAGTtacttcaatttataaatttatttttataaaatctctcaTGTCTAAAGCATTTCTCCTATACtgcacaaaaaaatttatataaaagttttcttattttaaatttagagcTGAATGCATACATCCATTTTTGGGGTTTGgtgtatgatattttttttgtgctttcaaCTACGCTAATTGTTTGAATATCAGCTCCTTTCTTGTTTGAGTTCCCATCGATGGTGTTTCGCCTATGCCCTGTACAAGTAAACCAAAAATCTTGGGACTTCCAGCAGTCCACCTTCCACCCTTGAACTGATCTAGCTATCAGCATGAGAAGTAAACCGAAAAGACACAGGATATCGATCacgaaaaataattagataatctTTCAAAGTTACAACTACTAATATTAATTAGAGGATCAGGTTAAAACCTCTAACTTAAAAATCACACGTTTCCTGATCTTGAATATTCATCACACcctcctccctctctttcttctgCTCTTCCAAAACTGAATTTTTACGCGATTCTCGTTAATGTTGTTGTTCATAACTCTTGCCCAGATAAGGACCCGGATCCCATATCCGAGAAAGGGATGTCGGGTGGAGAAGTATGGTCTTTTGACCTTTGCGACTTTGATGAACCGCTACCGGATGACCCCTTTGACTTCCTCCGGCGAGAGTGTTTAGGGACAGCAGGCAGGTCCTGTGATGGCGAGTCATTCCCAAGATTCAACTTCCGGTTACGTCTCGCGTGTCGGGTACTTCCCGGTGAATCTTGGCTCGGGGAATCCGACGACACAGCATCCGTCGAGCGCTGCCGCCTGGATTGCTTTGGTGCATCAAGGCTCCATCGGGGGGAGTTGGCAGGCGAGGCATTTCCGGTTGATTTAATTTG encodes the following:
- the LOC121246907 gene encoding metalloendoproteinase 3-MMP-like: MVSKAFSLLSLITVLLLGLIPLLSHARTPPGWDDGKSSPFGFLKHLQGCHKGDKLKGIHDLKMYLEHFGYYHQTKNSTHANDDDFDKLLESAVKTYQQNYHLKATGTLDAETVSKMMMPRCGVADIFNGTNSMQSNKKRHHHRHDSFHTVSHYSFMSPSAPKWPTSKYHLTYGFLPGTPTQAMSPVAQAFRTWARNTHFTFSQAQALSNADITIGFGSRDHGDGKANAFDGTGGTLAHAFAPTDGRFHYDADEPWSVGATPGAYDLETVALHEIGHLLGLGHSSVQGAIMEPSISQGVTKGLHADDIAGIKALYNV
- the LOC121247045 gene encoding CRIB domain-containing protein RIC5-like; this encodes MATKVKGLLKGLRYISQIFDEQKEPDMQIGYPTDVKHVAHIGWDGPSANNNTPSWMSEFESTPEVSSRSLDTFGEAKLTSEDTKRTGAGIQESLLRQIKSTGNASPANSPRWSLDAPKQSRRQRSTDAVSSDSPSQDSPGSTRHARRNRKLNLGNDSPSQDLPAVPKHSRRRKSKGSSGSGSSKSQRSKDHTSPPDIPFSDMGSGSLSGQEL